Proteins found in one Arcobacter sp. F155 genomic segment:
- a CDS encoding OadG family protein: METNLIAEAVKFMALGMGIVFIFLIVMIYALKLQAKIIGKYF; the protein is encoded by the coding sequence ATGGAAACAAACTTAATTGCGGAAGCAGTAAAGTTTATGGCATTAGGTATGGGAATAGTGTTTATATTCCTAATAGTAATGATCTATGCTTTAAAACTGCAAGCAAAAATAATAGGGAAGTATTTTC